GAGATTTCTTGGTTTTGAGGAGGCAATCAGTTCTACCTTTTGTTTTATTACAGCATAGTCCAAGGTGTTAGAAAGATTATCGGTTAGCCGGGCTTCGTGGATAACCTGAAGGGCTAAATAAAGATCAAGCGATATAACAATCCGCTGTTTTTTTTTCCTTTCCTCTTCTGTTACTCCAATGAATGCTTCTACATTTATATCTTCTAGCCTTATTATGTCTCTAAGGGAGGTTAACTGATTTTGTTGATTTTTTTGTCTAAAAGCTAGGGCTAAGCCGTAATCGGGAGCTCGAAAAAAACTTTCCGGTAGCACTTCTTTTTTGATGGAGTGTTCGAGAAGTTGATAGCAAAATTCGTAAATGCCTTTCTCTTTACTTTCTCTGGAGCCTGCAACATTAAGAATTTCGATCGTATTTGAACTTAGAAATTCTTGGACCCTGATCTCTTTTTCTGGGGAATTTTCATGAATATGAAGCCAAGGTTTTCCAAAGTTTTCTGCAAATTTTTGGGTGGCCAGAGAGCCTTCGGTTAAGCTTGGATTTAAAGTGACAATCAAAGTGCCATCCGAATCCCATACATTCCATGCCGTTCTTGTTGTGTAACTTGTTGTAGGGGTTTCTGAAAGCTGATAACGTAAGGGAATGATTCCCGACTCTGAAAGCCTGCCTTTAGGACACCATCCTCCATGAGGTATGTCCTTTGCAATTGCCCAATCCAGAGCTGCTCTATCTGCCCCTGTTTGGCCACCAGATACGATTTTTCTTATCATTAAGGTTGATTTTTAAGTAAAAAAAGCATGAACATGAAGCAAAAAATCTGTAATAGTTTTTTCAGATGCCCAATCTAGCCGAACTTCCTGAATCAGAGTCAAAAATCAAGGTCTTTTTTTTCGATACGGATTCCTGTGGGGTTGTCCATAATATTGCTTATTTACGTTTTGTAGAGGTTGCCCGTTCAGAACTGGCCGAAAAGCTTGGATGGCCTTTGAAAGAAATGGAACGGACGGGTCTTGTGCCCGTGGTGGTAAAAACGGAGATCGATTATAAAGCCCCGGCTAGGCTAGGTGACGAGGTGCAAATCATTTCCAGGCTTAGTCGGGTAGAAAAAGTCCGGTTTCAGATCGAGTTTGAATTAAGGAAAGAAAATTCTGCGGGTCAACTGCTTGCCCTTTGCCGTCAGACTCTTGCTTGTGTTAAACTGCCGGAAGGCAAACCTGCTCCAATTCCTTTAAACTGGGCTCAAATTTATCCATGGCTTGTGGGCAGGAAAAAATAATCAAGTTGGTTTAATGAAAAGAGTGTCCTGTTGATAATGAGAAGCTGCTGGATAATCGAAGAAGAAAATAAGCACAGAAAGCTCAAGCCGGTTTGTCTCCCTTCCCTTCATCCTGGAAGAGCCGAATTAAAAATTGATGTTTATTATGCGGGTATCAATAGAGCTGATCTCCTCCAGTTGCAAGGTGTCTATCCCCAACCAGGACCAGCTGTTCCATATGAGATTCCAGGATTGGAGTTCTCTGGTATTATAAGCGAGGTGGGCTTAGAAGTACAATCTTGGAAAGAGGGCGATCAGGTGTTCGGATTAGTTATAGGTGGAGCCTTTTCATCGGAAATCATCGTTCATGAAAGAATGGCGTTGGCTGTTTCTGGAAAACTTTCTCTGATGGAGGCGGCAGCCATTCCAGAAACCTTTTTTACAGCATGGGATGGATTAGAGTATAGACTAAAAGCTAAAGAAAATGAAACTCTTTTGATTTCGGCAGCGGGAAGCGGTGTTGGTCTTTCTGCTTTGGCTTTGGCCAGGATAAAGAATTTAAAGCCCTTTTGTACAGTGAGGACTCCCTCCAAAAAAAATAGGCTGCTTGAGGTTGGAGCCTTAGATGTCGTTGTAGCTGAGGAACAAAATCTTGTTGAGTGGGCTTTATCCAGAACTGAGGGGAAGGGAATGGATATGATTTTTGACCTAGTAGGAGGGGCAAACTTTAGTCTTTATCTTTCCCTGGTTGCTGAAAGAGGTAGAATTTTGTGTCTTGGGCTTTTAGGAGGAACAAAGACAGAGATCTCCCTTGAGCTTTTACTTCGGAAAAGGTTAACCCTCGTTGGATCCACACTGCGTTCGAGACCCATAGAAGAGAAGATATGTTTAACTCAGGATTTCCGGAGAAAAATTCTTCCTTATTTTATTAATGGAGAACTAAAGCCAGTTATAGATCAAGTTTTCCCTTGGGATCAGTTACCTCAAGCTTTGAGTGTTTTGAAAGCTAATAAAAATTTTGGGAAACTATTGCTTAAAGTAAGATAAAATTGAATTTTTTAAGCTTAATTTCCATTAGATAACAAGTTGTAAAAAAAGTTGTTTTTATAAGGAACTTTTAACCGCTTTCAATAACATAGCTTATCAGTTCGAGATGAAATTTAATGGAATGATTTAAAGAGCAATAG
The DNA window shown above is from Methylacidiphilum caldifontis and carries:
- a CDS encoding YpsA SLOG family protein gives rise to the protein MIRKIVSGGQTGADRAALDWAIAKDIPHGGWCPKGRLSESGIIPLRYQLSETPTTSYTTRTAWNVWDSDGTLIVTLNPSLTEGSLATQKFAENFGKPWLHIHENSPEKEIRVQEFLSSNTIEILNVAGSRESKEKGIYEFCYQLLEHSIKKEVLPESFFRAPDYGLALAFRQKNQQNQLTSLRDIIRLEDINVEAFIGVTEEERKKKQRIVISLDLYLALQVIHEARLTDNLSNTLDYAVIKQKVELIASSKPRNLIESLAEEIAEELLTNPLILGLKIKISKFPFPNVGRVTLIIERSKSGQ
- a CDS encoding acyl-CoA thioesterase, with product MPNLAELPESESKIKVFFFDTDSCGVVHNIAYLRFVEVARSELAEKLGWPLKEMERTGLVPVVVKTEIDYKAPARLGDEVQIISRLSRVEKVRFQIEFELRKENSAGQLLALCRQTLACVKLPEGKPAPIPLNWAQIYPWLVGRKK
- a CDS encoding NAD(P)H-quinone oxidoreductase, whose product is MRSCWIIEEENKHRKLKPVCLPSLHPGRAELKIDVYYAGINRADLLQLQGVYPQPGPAVPYEIPGLEFSGIISEVGLEVQSWKEGDQVFGLVIGGAFSSEIIVHERMALAVSGKLSLMEAAAIPETFFTAWDGLEYRLKAKENETLLISAAGSGVGLSALALARIKNLKPFCTVRTPSKKNRLLEVGALDVVVAEEQNLVEWALSRTEGKGMDMIFDLVGGANFSLYLSLVAERGRILCLGLLGGTKTEISLELLLRKRLTLVGSTLRSRPIEEKICLTQDFRRKILPYFINGELKPVIDQVFPWDQLPQALSVLKANKNFGKLLLKVR